A genomic segment from Stenotrophomonas maltophilia encodes:
- the smc gene encoding chromosome segregation protein SMC, whose translation MRLSTIKLSGFKSFVDPTTLHLPTNMTGVVGPNGCGKSNIIDAVRWVMGESSASRLRGDSLTDVIFSGSNARKPVSQATVELIFDNSDHTISGEYASFNEISVKRTVSRDGTSNYYLNGTKCRRRDITDLFLGTGLGPRSYSIIEQGMISQIIEARPEDLRVYLEEAAGISKYKERRKETETRIRHTRENLDRLGDLRDEISKQLEHLKRQARQAEQYQALQEERRVKDAEWKALEFRGLDGRLSKLREGLSQEETKLQQLIADQRDAEARIETSRVRREEAADALNTAQAAVYQVGSTLARVEQQIQHQRELSQRLHKARDETRQALAELGQHISGDEAKLMVLREAVEAASPQLEELQEENEIKQESLREAEDRLASWQQRWEQHTSQSSEASRAGDVERTRVDYLDKQILDADRRREALAAERAGLDVDALEEAFEQLHLQHDTQKTALDELSEDVELRKQGVAAVQEQQRNSQDELAELRKQANGLRGRLASLETLQQAALGQEQGAAVAWLKARGLDSAARVGERLDVDAGWENAVESALGQLIEGVLVDDPASLVDALGELGEGHITLVANAGADVKVAPTSLAARVRGPAAIRRLLTHLHAAKDLSEAKALQGSLPEGDSIITQSGERLGQGWLRVSRSGAAQQGALLREREINELREQIEQLQDREAELEEQLSGFREQLQAAEQQREDAQRALYQTHRAVSELAGQLQGQQGKVEAARTRIDRIEGELKQLQEALEANNGQAREARSRLENAVSSMGDLESTRQRLEGERRQLTEARDLARDAARAVRERSHSLALTLESQRAQLASLSQALERMGTQRGQLDSRLGELHSQLDEGDSPVESLQAEHQNALEERVRADRVLTEARTLLDGIDAELRNYEQTRHQRDEQALAQRERISQRKLDQQALVLSADTLQGAVEKAGFVLQDVLNALPEDARLGDWEQAVHQIDGRMRRLEPVNLAAIHEYGEASQRSDYLDSQHTDLTTALETLEDAIRKIDRETRGRFKDTFDRVNAGVQALYPRLFGGGHAYLELTGEDLLDTGVTIMARPPGKRVSSISLLSGGEKAMTAVALVFAIFQLNPAPFCLLDEVDAPLDEANVGRLANMVKEMSEKVQFLFVSHNKATMEAAHQLSGVTMREPGVSRLVSVDLEEAARLAGAA comes from the coding sequence ATGCGTCTTTCCACGATCAAGCTGTCCGGCTTCAAGTCGTTCGTCGATCCGACCACCCTGCACCTGCCGACCAACATGACCGGCGTGGTGGGGCCCAATGGCTGCGGCAAGTCGAACATCATCGACGCCGTGCGCTGGGTCATGGGCGAGAGTTCGGCCAGCCGCCTGCGTGGCGACTCGCTGACCGACGTGATCTTCTCCGGCTCCAACGCCCGCAAGCCGGTCTCGCAGGCGACCGTCGAGCTGATCTTCGACAACTCGGATCACACGATTTCCGGCGAGTACGCCTCGTTCAACGAAATCTCGGTCAAGCGCACGGTCAGCCGCGACGGCACCAGCAACTATTACCTCAACGGCACCAAGTGCCGCCGCCGCGACATCACCGACCTGTTCCTCGGCACCGGCCTGGGCCCGCGCAGCTACTCGATCATCGAGCAGGGCATGATCAGCCAGATCATCGAGGCGCGCCCGGAAGACCTGCGCGTGTACCTGGAAGAGGCGGCCGGCATCTCCAAGTACAAGGAGCGCCGCAAGGAAACCGAGACCCGCATCCGCCATACCCGTGAGAACCTGGACCGGCTGGGCGACCTGCGCGACGAGATCAGCAAGCAGCTGGAGCACCTCAAGCGCCAGGCCAGGCAGGCAGAGCAGTACCAGGCGCTGCAGGAAGAGCGCAGGGTCAAGGATGCCGAATGGAAGGCGCTGGAATTCCGTGGTCTCGACGGGCGCCTGTCGAAGCTGCGCGAAGGGCTGTCGCAGGAAGAAACCAAGCTGCAGCAGCTGATCGCCGACCAGCGTGATGCCGAGGCCCGCATCGAGACCTCGCGCGTGCGCCGCGAAGAAGCCGCCGACGCGCTCAACACCGCGCAGGCCGCGGTCTACCAGGTCGGCAGCACGCTGGCGCGCGTGGAACAGCAGATCCAGCACCAGCGCGAACTGTCGCAGCGCCTGCACAAGGCACGCGACGAGACCCGCCAGGCGCTGGCCGAACTGGGCCAGCACATCAGCGGCGACGAGGCCAAGCTGATGGTGCTGCGCGAGGCGGTGGAGGCCGCCAGCCCTCAGCTGGAGGAGCTGCAGGAAGAGAACGAGATCAAGCAGGAAAGCCTGCGCGAGGCCGAAGACCGGCTGGCCAGCTGGCAGCAGCGCTGGGAACAGCACACCTCGCAGAGTTCGGAAGCCTCGCGCGCCGGCGATGTCGAGCGCACGCGCGTGGACTACCTGGACAAGCAGATCCTCGATGCCGACCGGCGTCGCGAGGCCCTGGCCGCCGAGCGCGCCGGGCTGGACGTGGACGCGCTGGAGGAAGCCTTCGAGCAGCTGCACCTGCAGCACGACACGCAGAAGACCGCGCTGGATGAATTGAGCGAAGACGTCGAACTGCGCAAGCAGGGCGTGGCGGCGGTGCAGGAACAGCAACGTAATAGCCAGGATGAACTGGCCGAACTGCGCAAGCAGGCCAACGGCCTGCGCGGTCGCCTGGCCTCGCTGGAAACCCTGCAGCAGGCCGCGCTGGGCCAGGAGCAGGGTGCGGCAGTCGCGTGGCTGAAGGCGCGCGGGCTGGATTCGGCGGCGCGTGTCGGCGAGCGCCTGGACGTTGATGCCGGCTGGGAGAACGCGGTCGAAAGCGCGCTCGGCCAGTTGATCGAAGGCGTGCTGGTCGATGATCCGGCCAGCCTGGTCGACGCCCTCGGCGAACTTGGCGAGGGCCACATTACGCTGGTCGCCAACGCGGGTGCCGACGTCAAGGTTGCACCGACCTCGCTGGCTGCCCGCGTGCGTGGCCCGGCAGCGATCCGTCGCCTGCTGACACACCTGCACGCAGCCAAGGACCTTTCCGAAGCGAAGGCGTTGCAGGGCAGCCTTCCGGAAGGCGATTCGATCATCACCCAGAGTGGCGAACGCCTGGGCCAGGGCTGGCTGCGCGTATCGCGCTCCGGTGCGGCCCAGCAGGGCGCGCTGCTGCGCGAACGCGAGATCAACGAGCTGCGCGAGCAGATCGAACAGCTGCAGGACCGCGAGGCCGAGCTGGAAGAACAGCTGAGTGGTTTCCGCGAGCAGTTGCAGGCGGCTGAACAGCAGCGCGAAGACGCGCAGCGTGCGCTGTACCAGACCCATCGTGCGGTGTCCGAGCTGGCTGGCCAGCTGCAGGGCCAGCAGGGCAAGGTGGAGGCCGCGCGCACGCGCATTGACCGCATCGAAGGCGAGCTGAAGCAGTTGCAGGAAGCGTTGGAAGCCAACAACGGGCAGGCGCGTGAAGCGCGCTCGCGGTTGGAGAACGCGGTCAGCAGCATGGGCGACCTGGAATCGACCCGGCAGCGGCTGGAGGGTGAGCGTCGCCAGTTGACCGAGGCGCGCGACCTGGCCCGCGACGCCGCGCGTGCGGTGCGCGAGCGCTCGCATTCGCTGGCCCTGACCCTGGAATCGCAGCGTGCGCAGCTGGCCTCGTTGAGCCAGGCGTTGGAACGCATGGGTACCCAGCGGGGTCAGCTGGATTCGCGACTGGGTGAGCTGCATTCCCAGCTGGACGAAGGTGATTCGCCGGTCGAATCGCTGCAGGCCGAGCACCAGAATGCACTGGAAGAGCGCGTGCGGGCTGATCGCGTGCTGACCGAAGCGCGCACGCTACTGGATGGTATCGACGCCGAGCTGCGCAATTACGAACAGACCCGCCACCAGCGCGACGAACAGGCGCTGGCCCAGCGCGAGCGTATTTCGCAGCGCAAGCTGGACCAGCAGGCACTGGTGCTCAGCGCGGATACCCTGCAGGGCGCGGTGGAGAAGGCCGGTTTCGTGTTGCAGGACGTGCTCAACGCACTGCCCGAGGACGCCCGCCTGGGCGACTGGGAGCAGGCCGTGCACCAGATCGATGGCCGCATGCGCCGGCTGGAGCCGGTCAACCTGGCCGCGATCCACGAGTACGGCGAGGCCTCGCAGCGTTCGGACTACCTGGATTCGCAGCACACCGACCTGACCACGGCGCTGGAGACCCTTGAGGATGCCATCCGCAAGATCGACCGCGAGACCCGTGGCCGCTTCAAGGACACCTTCGATCGTGTCAATGCCGGCGTGCAGGCCCTGTATCCGCGCCTGTTCGGTGGCGGCCACGCCTACCTGGAACTGACCGGTGAAGACCTGCTCGACACCGGCGTGACCATCATGGCGCGCCCGCCGGGCAAGCGCGTGTCCAGCATCTCGCTGCTGTCCGGCGGCGAGAAAGCGATGACCGCAGTGGCGCTGGTGTTCGCCATCTTCCAGCTGAATCCCGCGCCGTTCTGCCTGCTGGACGAGGTGGACGCGCCGCTGGACGAAGCCAACGTCGGCCGCCTGGCCAACATGGTCAAGGAAATGAGCGAGAAGGTGCAGTTCCTGTTCGTCAGCCACAACAAGGCGACGATGGAGGCGGCGCACCAGCTGTCGGGCGTGACCATGCGCGAGCCGGGCGTCAGCCGCCTGGTCAGCGTGGACCTGGAAGAAGCCGCGCGATTGGCGGGCGCGGCCTGA
- the ligA gene encoding NAD-dependent DNA ligase LigA has product MPMSPSPAERAEDLRRQIAQANRAYHELDAPEIPDVDYDRMVRELEALEREHPELARADSPTQQVGARPSGRFTEVRHAVPMLSLSNAFSDEEVSDFVRRIDERLGRRSLQFSAEPKMDGLAISLRYEEGHFVLGATRGDGSTGEDVTANLREIGDIPKRLHGKDWPDVLEVRGEVYMARADFEAYNERARLQGGKVLANPRNAAAGSLRQLDPKISAQRRLSFFAYGTGEVQGGELPDTHSGTLAQLGAWGFPVSELCKVVEGTDGLLGYYRDIGERRDGLPFDIDGVVYKLDDRAGQQAMGFVSRAPRWAIAHKFPAQEQSTTVEAIEIQIGRTGAATPVARLAPVAVAGVIVSNATLHNADQIARLDVRVGDSVIVRRAGDVIPEVVSVILDRRPQGTTPWQMPMRCPVCGSEIVREEGAAAWRCSGELSCPAQRKEAIAHFASRRAMDIDGLGDKYIETLVDAGIVKSVADLYRLNRDQLLHLKLVLDAEDPSALAAALKLHLPAEGSGAVLSAVLKLDGSDPAWRAQALVQPASFEWNTKKIATKWADNLIAAIDASRAATLERLLFALGIEHVGESTAKALAQWFGDLELIRHLPWPLFKRVPDIGGEVARSLGHFFEQQGNQQAIDDLLQVGQVRISDVHAPSAKLREGLDLAQLLVESEIPGITRLRAEKLVAALPGAQAVLDAEHGQFVNAGLPDDTARGLAEWLDAEGHGAMLLAAEKAMQQLLARAPALAEIVAGPLDGQTVVLTGTLAQLTRDAAKERLEALGAKVSGSVSKKTSFVVAGTEAGSKLDKAQSLGVPVWDEDRLLTYLAEHE; this is encoded by the coding sequence ATCCCGATGAGCCCCAGCCCCGCCGAACGCGCCGAAGACCTCCGCCGGCAGATCGCCCAGGCCAACCGCGCCTACCATGAGCTGGACGCGCCGGAGATCCCTGACGTCGACTACGACCGGATGGTGCGCGAGCTGGAAGCACTGGAGCGCGAACACCCGGAACTGGCCCGTGCAGACAGCCCGACCCAGCAGGTCGGTGCGCGTCCGTCCGGCCGCTTCACCGAGGTGCGCCATGCGGTGCCGATGCTGTCGCTGTCCAATGCCTTCAGCGATGAGGAAGTGTCTGATTTCGTGCGCCGCATCGACGAGCGGCTGGGCCGTCGCAGCCTGCAGTTCTCGGCCGAGCCGAAGATGGATGGCCTGGCGATCAGCCTGCGCTACGAGGAAGGTCATTTCGTGTTGGGTGCGACCCGTGGCGATGGCAGTACCGGCGAGGACGTGACCGCCAACCTGCGCGAGATCGGCGACATTCCCAAGCGCCTGCACGGCAAGGACTGGCCGGATGTGCTGGAGGTGCGCGGCGAGGTCTACATGGCCCGCGCCGACTTCGAGGCCTACAACGAACGTGCGCGCCTGCAGGGTGGCAAGGTGCTGGCCAATCCACGCAACGCAGCGGCCGGTTCGCTGCGCCAGCTCGATCCGAAGATCAGTGCGCAGCGCAGGCTGAGTTTCTTCGCCTACGGCACCGGCGAAGTGCAGGGCGGCGAGCTGCCGGACACCCATTCGGGCACGCTGGCCCAGCTCGGCGCCTGGGGTTTCCCGGTCAGCGAGTTGTGCAAGGTGGTGGAAGGCACCGACGGCCTGCTTGGCTATTACCGTGACATCGGCGAGCGTCGCGACGGCCTGCCGTTCGACATCGACGGCGTGGTCTACAAACTGGATGACCGCGCCGGCCAGCAGGCCATGGGCTTCGTTTCGCGCGCGCCGCGTTGGGCCATCGCGCACAAGTTCCCCGCACAGGAACAGAGCACCACGGTGGAGGCGATCGAGATCCAGATCGGACGCACCGGTGCGGCGACGCCTGTGGCGCGCCTGGCGCCGGTGGCCGTGGCCGGCGTGATCGTATCCAACGCCACCCTGCACAACGCTGACCAGATCGCGCGCCTCGATGTGCGCGTTGGCGACAGCGTGATCGTGCGCCGCGCTGGCGACGTGATCCCGGAGGTAGTCAGCGTCATCCTTGATCGCCGCCCGCAGGGCACCACACCGTGGCAGATGCCGATGCGCTGCCCGGTGTGCGGCTCGGAGATCGTGCGGGAGGAGGGGGCTGCGGCGTGGCGCTGCTCGGGCGAACTGTCCTGCCCGGCGCAGCGCAAGGAAGCCATCGCCCATTTCGCCTCGCGCCGCGCGATGGACATCGACGGTCTCGGCGACAAGTACATTGAAACCCTGGTCGACGCCGGCATCGTCAAGAGCGTGGCTGATCTGTACCGCCTCAACCGCGACCAGCTGCTGCACCTGAAGCTGGTGCTGGACGCCGAGGACCCATCGGCATTGGCCGCTGCGCTGAAGCTGCACCTGCCCGCCGAGGGCAGTGGCGCGGTGCTCAGTGCGGTGCTCAAACTGGACGGCAGCGATCCGGCGTGGCGCGCACAGGCACTGGTACAGCCGGCCAGCTTCGAATGGAACACGAAGAAGATCGCCACCAAGTGGGCCGACAACCTGATCGCCGCAATCGACGCCAGCCGCGCTGCCACGCTGGAGCGCCTGCTGTTCGCGCTGGGCATCGAGCACGTCGGCGAGAGCACCGCCAAGGCGCTGGCGCAGTGGTTCGGTGACCTGGAGCTGATCCGCCACCTGCCGTGGCCACTGTTCAAGCGCGTGCCGGACATCGGCGGCGAGGTGGCCCGCTCGCTCGGCCACTTCTTCGAGCAGCAGGGCAACCAGCAGGCCATCGATGACCTGCTGCAGGTCGGGCAGGTGCGCATCAGCGATGTGCACGCGCCCAGCGCCAAGCTGCGCGAAGGGCTGGATCTGGCGCAGCTGCTGGTCGAGTCGGAGATCCCCGGCATCACCCGCCTGCGTGCGGAGAAGCTGGTGGCTGCGCTTCCCGGTGCGCAGGCGGTGCTCGATGCCGAGCATGGCCAGTTCGTCAACGCCGGCCTGCCTGACGATACTGCGCGCGGTCTGGCCGAGTGGCTGGACGCCGAAGGCCATGGCGCGATGCTGCTGGCGGCCGAGAAGGCGATGCAGCAGCTCCTGGCCAGGGCGCCGGCGCTGGCCGAGATCGTGGCTGGTCCGCTGGATGGGCAGACCGTGGTGCTGACCGGCACCCTGGCCCAGCTCACCCGCGATGCCGCCAAGGAGCGCCTCGAGGCATTGGGTGCCAAGGTCTCCGGCAGCGTGTCGAAGAAGACCAGCTTCGTGGTGGCCGGTACCGAAGCCGGCTCCAAACTGGACAAGGCGCAATCGCTGGGCGTGCCGGTATGGGATGAGGACCGCCTGCTGACCTACCTTGCCGAA
- the rplI gene encoding 50S ribosomal protein L9 — MQLILLQKVTNLGNLGDLVDVKPGYGRNFLVPQGKAVPATESNKAEFEAKRAEYEAKAQAIHADADARKAKLEGASVTIAANASTEGKLYGSVGAREIADAFTAAGLPVSKSEVILGEGAFRNIGEYDVLVHLHADVETTVKVVVEAEKA; from the coding sequence ATGCAGCTGATCCTCCTGCAGAAAGTCACCAACCTCGGCAACCTGGGCGACCTGGTCGACGTGAAGCCGGGCTACGGCCGTAACTTCCTCGTGCCGCAGGGCAAGGCCGTTCCGGCCACCGAGAGCAACAAGGCCGAGTTCGAAGCCAAGCGCGCCGAATACGAAGCCAAGGCCCAGGCCATCCACGCCGACGCTGACGCCCGCAAGGCCAAGCTGGAAGGCGCGAGCGTGACCATCGCCGCCAACGCTTCGACCGAAGGCAAGCTGTACGGCTCGGTCGGCGCCCGCGAAATCGCCGATGCCTTCACCGCTGCCGGCCTGCCGGTCAGCAAGAGCGAAGTCATCCTGGGCGAAGGCGCCTTCCGCAACATCGGTGAGTACGACGTCCTGGTGCACCTGCACGCCGACGTTGAAACCACCGTCAAGGTTGTGGTTGAAGCCGAAAAGGCCTGA
- a CDS encoding HesB/IscA family protein: MAVSLTPIAFERVQRFVAQTPGALGLRFGVTKTGCSGWGHITDLARDEREGDTVFDQDGVKIYVDAKSLALVDGTVIDFGKHGLSETFTFSNPNATAECGCGESFTTDADKA; encoded by the coding sequence ATGGCCGTCAGCCTGACCCCCATTGCCTTCGAGCGCGTGCAGCGCTTTGTCGCCCAGACCCCCGGCGCGCTGGGCCTGCGTTTCGGCGTGACCAAGACCGGCTGCTCGGGCTGGGGTCACATCACCGACCTGGCCCGCGACGAGCGCGAGGGCGATACCGTGTTCGACCAGGACGGCGTGAAGATCTACGTCGATGCCAAGAGCCTGGCGCTGGTGGACGGCACCGTGATCGACTTCGGCAAGCACGGACTGAGCGAGACCTTTACGTTCAGCAATCCCAACGCCACTGCCGAGTGTGGCTGTGGCGAGAGCTTCACCACCGACGCCGACAAGGCCTGA
- the rpsR gene encoding 30S ribosomal protein S18 gives MSKFFRRRKFCKFTAEGVKEIDYKDLNTLRQYLTENGKIVPSRVTGTKSKYQRQLATAVKRARFLALIPYTDNHDV, from the coding sequence ATGTCCAAGTTCTTCCGTCGCCGCAAGTTCTGCAAGTTCACGGCTGAAGGTGTGAAGGAGATCGACTACAAGGATCTCAACACCCTGCGCCAGTACCTGACCGAGAACGGCAAGATCGTGCCGAGCCGCGTCACCGGTACCAAGTCGAAGTACCAGCGTCAGCTGGCGACCGCCGTCAAGCGCGCTCGCTTCCTGGCCCTGATCCCGTACACCGACAACCACGACGTCTGA
- the zipA gene encoding cell division protein ZipA, with product MSDTALLRIGILAAGLLLIAAIFLFGRPKKKPQGRRVENAEPTSGERREPVLGEDGVVVADGRVEPGMGGEGEQAELGLPDTDPGAASDLGKRATQDFDKIVSLFVAARAGEQLRGEDIVVAAEKTGLVFGHMNVFHRLMEGHPERGPIFSMASIMKPGSFDMANIRAMETPAIAFFLTLPAPLTALDAWEKMLPTVQRMAELLDGVVLDDSRNTLGRQRIAHIRDELRAYDRQHQAPPLTKTPRW from the coding sequence ATGTCCGACACGGCACTGTTGCGCATCGGCATCCTGGCCGCCGGCCTGCTGTTGATCGCCGCGATCTTCCTGTTTGGCCGTCCGAAGAAGAAGCCCCAGGGGCGCCGCGTGGAAAACGCGGAACCGACCAGCGGCGAGCGCCGCGAACCGGTGCTGGGCGAAGACGGCGTGGTCGTGGCCGATGGCCGCGTCGAACCGGGCATGGGCGGCGAAGGCGAGCAGGCTGAACTCGGCCTGCCCGACACCGACCCGGGCGCGGCCAGCGACCTTGGCAAGCGCGCCACGCAGGATTTCGACAAGATCGTCTCGCTGTTCGTGGCCGCCCGGGCCGGCGAGCAGCTGCGCGGCGAAGACATCGTAGTGGCGGCCGAGAAGACCGGCCTGGTGTTCGGCCACATGAACGTGTTCCACCGCCTGATGGAAGGCCACCCCGAGCGCGGGCCGATCTTCTCTATGGCCAGCATCATGAAGCCGGGCAGCTTCGACATGGCCAACATCCGTGCCATGGAAACCCCGGCCATCGCCTTCTTCCTGACCCTGCCGGCGCCGCTGACCGCGCTGGACGCCTGGGAAAAGATGCTGCCCACCGTGCAGCGCATGGCCGAACTGCTCGACGGCGTGGTGCTGGATGACAGCCGCAACACCCTGGGCCGCCAGCGCATCGCGCACATCCGTGACGAGCTGCGCGCCTATGACCGCCAGCACCAGGCGCCGCCGCTGACAAAGACCCCGCGCTGGTAA
- a CDS encoding pyridoxal phosphate-dependent aminotransferase produces the protein MPLPASRRHFLQLAGAGLAVAGSSLPWLGQAQPAAAAAPAPPEGTVLLNFNECPYGPSPEAQQAARESIASCGRYRFALAAQVRDAFIEQARIPADHVRLYPGSSEPLNRAATLWTGPQAGLVVADPTFETLGEVAAAHGAHVQKVPLRDDGAHDLRAMVAAAHARPTGMLYVCNPNNPTGSISPPDELAWLLAHKPASTRVLLDEAYLQYSEQPSLIAQVTQRDDLIVLRTFSKLYGMAGLRLGVAAAHPDRLRELASLGDNPLPVPALAAALASLRDPQLIPQRRLQNAKVRQATIAWLGKRGFSCLPSEANCFVVDVQRDGTAFAKALAENGVVIGRSWPIWPQRVRVTVGTEDEMAAFRRAFAKVAGVPA, from the coding sequence GTGCCCCTGCCCGCCTCCCGTCGACACTTCCTGCAACTGGCCGGTGCCGGCCTCGCCGTCGCCGGTAGCAGCCTGCCCTGGCTCGGCCAGGCCCAACCCGCGGCAGCCGCCGCCCCCGCACCGCCTGAAGGCACGGTACTGCTGAATTTCAACGAATGTCCGTATGGCCCCTCGCCTGAAGCACAGCAGGCCGCGCGCGAGAGCATCGCCAGTTGCGGCCGCTACCGCTTTGCGCTGGCCGCCCAGGTACGCGACGCCTTCATCGAGCAGGCACGCATTCCGGCCGACCACGTGCGCCTCTATCCGGGCTCCAGCGAACCGCTGAACCGTGCCGCCACGCTGTGGACCGGCCCGCAGGCGGGGCTGGTGGTGGCCGACCCGACCTTCGAGACACTGGGCGAGGTCGCCGCCGCACACGGGGCCCACGTGCAGAAAGTGCCGCTGCGCGACGACGGTGCGCATGACCTGCGCGCCATGGTCGCCGCCGCGCACGCGCGCCCGACGGGGATGCTGTACGTGTGCAATCCGAACAACCCGACCGGCTCGATCAGCCCACCGGATGAGCTCGCCTGGCTGCTGGCCCACAAGCCCGCATCCACCCGTGTGCTGTTGGACGAGGCCTACCTGCAGTACAGCGAGCAACCCAGCCTGATCGCGCAGGTGACGCAGCGTGACGATCTGATCGTGCTGCGTACGTTCTCCAAGCTGTACGGCATGGCCGGCCTGCGCCTGGGCGTGGCGGCCGCACATCCCGATCGCCTGCGCGAACTGGCCAGCCTCGGCGACAACCCGCTGCCGGTCCCGGCGCTGGCCGCGGCGCTGGCCAGCCTTCGTGATCCGCAGCTGATCCCGCAGCGGCGGCTGCAGAATGCCAAGGTGCGCCAGGCCACCATCGCATGGCTCGGCAAGCGTGGTTTCAGCTGCCTGCCGTCGGAGGCGAACTGCTTCGTGGTCGACGTGCAGCGCGATGGCACTGCGTTCGCCAAGGCGCTGGCGGAAAACGGTGTGGTGATCGGGCGCAGCTGGCCGATCTGGCCGCAGCGCGTGCGCGTAACGGTGGGCACCGAAGACGAAATGGCCGCGTTCCGCCGCGCATTCGCGAAGGTGGCCGGCGTACCGGCCTGA
- the rpsF gene encoding 30S ribosomal protein S6, protein MSRHYEIVFMVHPDQSEQVPAMIERYKSLVENGNGTIHRLEDWGRRQLAYPIQNLVKAHYVLMNIEADQAVLNELTESFRFNDAVLRNLVIKRDEADTEQSLIMKSKDEKGDKPERGERRRRDDEEGESTTTADNEAGDDAASAA, encoded by the coding sequence ATGAGTCGTCATTACGAAATCGTGTTCATGGTCCACCCGGACCAGAGCGAGCAGGTCCCGGCCATGATCGAGCGCTACAAGTCGCTGGTCGAGAACGGCAACGGCACCATCCACCGTCTGGAAGACTGGGGCCGCCGCCAGCTGGCGTACCCGATCCAGAACCTGGTGAAGGCCCACTACGTGCTGATGAACATCGAAGCCGACCAGGCCGTTCTGAACGAACTGACCGAAAGCTTCCGCTTCAACGACGCCGTGCTGCGCAACCTGGTCATCAAGCGTGACGAGGCTGACACCGAGCAGTCGCTGATCATGAAGAGCAAGGACGAGAAGGGTGACAAGCCGGAGCGCGGTGAGCGCCGTCGTCGTGACGACGAAGAAGGCGAGTCCACCACCACCGCTGACAACGAAGCCGGCGACGACGCCGCTTCCGCCGCCTAA
- a CDS encoding CbrC family protein, whose amino-acid sequence MERPAFTYHPNAYDLSFEEVEGVCDCCGQTRTLRYHGPFYTALKPDYLCPWCIADGRAAASYEGEFTGWSDIEGVSPDPADPPPTIPREHLLEICERTPGYLSWQQSVWLSHCERPCAFLGFAGSEDLLPILEQVRPDVAAVNPRDADWVLAHLSRGGMMVGCLFQCLACGQHRLHVDLG is encoded by the coding sequence ATGGAACGACCGGCTTTTACCTATCACCCCAACGCCTACGACCTCTCCTTCGAAGAGGTCGAGGGGGTCTGCGACTGCTGCGGCCAAACGCGCACACTGCGCTACCACGGGCCGTTCTACACCGCCCTGAAGCCCGATTACCTGTGCCCGTGGTGTATTGCCGATGGCAGGGCGGCGGCCAGCTACGAGGGTGAGTTCACCGGCTGGAGCGATATCGAAGGGGTCTCGCCAGACCCAGCCGACCCGCCGCCGACCATCCCCCGCGAGCATCTGCTGGAGATCTGCGAGCGCACCCCGGGCTACCTGTCCTGGCAGCAGTCGGTCTGGCTGAGCCATTGTGAACGGCCCTGCGCCTTCCTGGGTTTTGCCGGCAGCGAGGACCTGCTGCCGATCCTGGAACAGGTCCGGCCGGACGTGGCGGCGGTCAATCCGCGCGATGCCGACTGGGTGCTGGCGCACCTGAGCCGGGGCGGCATGATGGTGGGGTGCCTTTTCCAGTGCCTAGCCTGCGGCCAGCACCGCCTTCACGTCGATCTGGGCTGA